From the genome of Romeriopsis navalis LEGE 11480:
CGTTACAAAGCGATTGTGCCAGGCAACAAGTCACCACAGATTCAGCCACAATTCGAGCCGTCGTTAGACTTAATTCACATCAACATGACTATAGGTTTTGACATCCGGCAGGTGGCGATTATTCGCTTCAGCGGCGCCATTTGCGGCCGCCGGTGTCAGTGGATGATGCAGCTTCAATAACTGTGACAGTGTGGTTTTCATTTGGGGCCGTGGCACAATCATGTCAATGAAGCCATGGTCCAAAAGGTATTCCGCTGTCTGAAAGTCATCGGGCAATTTTTCGCGAATGGTCTGCTCAACCACGCGACGCCCCGCAAAGGCGATCGTCGCTTTCGGTTCTGCCAGAATTAAATCCCCTAACATTGCAAAACTTGCGGTCACACCACCTGCCGTTGGGTGCGTCAGAATCGGCACATACAGCAAGCGTTGCTCCTGATGTCGGGCCAGCGCTCCAGAGATTTTGGCCATTTGCATCAAGCTCAACATACCTTCCTGCATGCGGGCCCCGCCCGATGCGCAGGCAATAAATACTGGTAAGCGTTGCTGGGTCGCGGCTTCCACTAAGCGGGTAATTTTTTCACCGACGACGGAGCCCATACTCCCGCCCATAAACCGAAAGTCCATGACCGCCAAGGCCACCATCATTCCATCTAATTGGCCAATTCCCGTCTGTACCGCATCCGTGAGTTGCGTTTTCTCTTGCATATCGCGCACCCGATCGACGTAGGGTTTCCGATCAGCAAATCCCAGGGGATCGACGGGCTGTACCGCCTCATTCAACGGCTGCCAAGTACCTTCATCGATCAACTGCTGAATACGATCGTTACTGTTGACCCGCATGTGATGTTCACATTCGAGGCAAACCATTTGATTTGCGTGAAAGTCCTTGG
Proteins encoded in this window:
- the accD gene encoding acetyl-CoA carboxylase, carboxyltransferase subunit beta; the protein is MSLFDWFANRQKKDPEIQSQPEREFPDGLWTKCESCGAVMYTKDFHANQMVCLECEHHMRVNSNDRIQQLIDEGTWQPLNEAVQPVDPLGFADRKPYVDRVRDMQEKTQLTDAVQTGIGQLDGMMVALAVMDFRFMGGSMGSVVGEKITRLVEAATQQRLPVFIACASGGARMQEGMLSLMQMAKISGALARHQEQRLLYVPILTHPTAGGVTASFAMLGDLILAEPKATIAFAGRRVVEQTIREKLPDDFQTAEYLLDHGFIDMIVPRPQMKTTLSQLLKLHHPLTPAAANGAAEANNRHLPDVKTYSHVDVN